From one Lycium barbarum isolate Lr01 chromosome 6, ASM1917538v2, whole genome shotgun sequence genomic stretch:
- the LOC132599038 gene encoding ABSCISIC ACID-INSENSITIVE 5-like protein 7, with amino-acid sequence MESYMNFKNIAETPQPGSNGGKSMGNIDYPLARQSSIYSLTFDELQTTFSGLGKDFGSMNMEDLLKSIWTAEESQAVTSSTGGRDVNAAAGNLQRQGSLTLPRTLSQKTVDEVWRNFQKETVSTKDGSGTGKSNFGGQRQSTLGEMTLEEFLVKAGVVREDMQSTSNSNDITFNNGLSQQNNNNGLNIAFQQQTQNTGLLINQIAANNMLNAVDATSSQHQQPLFPQQTTVAFASPMQLSNNGHLASPRTRAPAVGMSNPVVNTNIAQGGVMGMPGFHNGVSPAKGGSPGNDFVARSKVDNPSSLSPSPYAFSEGGRGRRSGSSLEKVVERRRRRMIKNRESAARSRARKQAYTLELEAEVAKLKEINEELRKKQAEIMEKQKNQLLEKRNMPCGYKLRCLRRTLTGPW; translated from the exons ATGGAATCTTACATGAACTTCAAGAACATTGCTGAGACGCCACAGCCAGGTAGCAACGGGGGAAAATCAATGGGTAATATTGATTACCCTTTGGCTAGGCAATCTTCCATATACTCATTGACCTTTGATGAGCTTCAAACCACATTTAGTGGACTTGGAAAAGATTTTGGATCGATGAATATGGAGGACCTCTTGAAAAGCATTTGGACAGCTGAAGAGTCGCAAGCTGTGACATCTTCTACTGGTGGAAGAGATGTTAATGCAGCTGCAGGAAATCTACAGAGACAAGGTTCTTTAACACTACCTCGGACACTTAGCCAGAAAACTGTTGATGAAGTATGGAGAAATTTTCAGAAAGAAACTGTTAGTACCAAAGATGGAAGTGGCACTGGGAAATCAAACTTTGGCGGGCAGAGGCAATCTACTTTGGGAGAAATGACATTGGAGGAGTTTTTGGTTAAAGCAGGTGTAGTTAGAGAAGATATGCAATCTACTTCCAACTCAAATGATATTACATTTAACAATGGTTTAAGTCAACAGAACAACAATAATGGTTTGAACATAGCATTTCAGCAACAAACTCAAAACACAGGACTGTTGATTAATCAAATTGCAGCCAATAACATGTTGAATGCAGTTGATGCCACATCATCacagcaccaacaacctcttttTCCCCAGCAAACAACAGTGGCATTTGCATCTCCTATGCAATTATCGAACAATGGTCATCTGGCTAGCCCTCGGACAAGGGCTCCTGCAGTTGGAATGTCTAATCCTGTTGTGAATACTAATATAGCTCAAGGCGGGGTTATGGGGATGCCAGGATTTCATAATGGAGTTTCACCAGCAAAAGGAGGATCTCCAGGAAATGACTTTGTTGCAAGGAGCAAGGTGGATAATCCGTCGTCTCTTTCCCCTTCCCCTTATGCATTCAGTGAAGGTGGAAGGGGCAGGAGATCGGGCAGTTCTTTGGaaaaagttgtagagagaaggCGTAGGAGGATGATTAAGAACAGAGAATCTGCAGCTAGATCAAGGGCTCGGAAGCAG GCCTATACTTTAGAGTTGGAAGCTGAAGTCGCAAAGCTTAAAGAAATTAATGAAGAGTTGCGGAAGAAACAG GCGGAAATTATGGAGAAGCAGAAAAATCAG CTACTGGAAAAAAGGAATATGCCTTGCGGATATAAGTTAAGATGCTTGAGAAGGACACTGACAGGACCTTGGTAG
- the LOC132599037 gene encoding protein DJ-1 homolog C isoform X2, producing MPGSARLRDCEVLQKITSRQAEQKRLYGAICAAPAVTLLPWGLLKRKQITCHPAFIDKISSFRAVKTNTQVSGELTTSRGPGTSFEFAVCLVEQLFGEPVAREIGELLLMKPADDDPKRQEFNEVGWSLDHTPQVLIPIANGSEDIEVVTLIDVLRRAKVNVVVASVEKSAQVLASSGTKIVADKLINAISDSIYDLIILPGGTTGAERLHKSKILKKLLKEQESAGRIFGAICSSPAVLQKQGLIKDKKATAHPDVLDKLKDGVNDAQVVIDGKLITSQGLATATQFALAIVSKLFGHARARSVAEGLVYQYPRS from the exons ATGCCAGGTTCTGCTCGTTTAAGAGACTGTGAAGTTCTCCAAAAGATCACAAGCAGGCAAGCTGAGCAGAAGCGACTTTATGGTGCCATATGTGCTGCTCCAGcagtcactcttttgccttgggGTCTTCTCAAGAGGAAACAG ATCACTTGTCATCCTGCATTTATAGACAAAATTTCTTCCTTCCGGGCTGTGAAAACTAACACACAAGTCTCTGGAGAGCTAACAACAAGCCGTGGTCCTGGCACTTCATTTGAGTTTGCCGTATGTTTAGTGGAGCAGCTGTTTGGTGAGCCTGTTGCCAGAGAAATTGGAGAACTATTG TTAATGAAACCTGCAGATGATGACCCAAAGAGACAAGAATTCAATGAAGTTGGATGGTCTCTTGATCACACCCCCCAA GTTCTCATTCCAATAGCGAACGGGTCTGAAGATATTGAAGTTGTTACCTTGATAGACGTTCTAAGACGAGCAAAGGTGAATGTTGTGGTGGCTTCAGTAGAAAAATCAGCACAGGTCTTGGCATCAAGTGGAACAAAAATTGTTGCAGACAAGTTGATCAATGCTATTTCTGACTCCATATATGACTTGATTATCCTCCCG GGAGGAACTACTGGGGCTGAACGGCTGCACAAGTCAAAAATTCTGAAGAAGTTGCTTAAGGAACAAGAGTCAGCTGGAAGAATATTTGGTGCAATCTGCTCTTCACCTGCAGTCTTGCAGAAACAGGGGTTAATAAAG GACAAGAAAGCCACTGCACATCCCGATGTCTTAGACAAGCTGAAAGACGGGGTAAATGACGCTCAAGTAGTTATTGATGGTAAACTCATCACAAGCCAGGGACTTGCTACAGCAACGCAGTTTGCATTGGCTATTGTGAGCAAGCTTTTCGGGCATGCAAGGGCAAGGAGTGTAGCAGAAGGCCTTGTCTATCAGTACCCTAGGAGCTAG
- the LOC132599037 gene encoding protein DJ-1 homolog C isoform X1, which yields MIHIPATNNDTVTVAMKSITPLFSVSSAKSPIFNFTPISHTLTSLKFAALHQRNSPTMKPYSKSVKIVSATHTLDPITTPTSTATSTPPKKVLVPIGFGTEEMEAVILADVLRRAGAEVTVASVEQQLEIEASGGTRLVADVFISVCSTETFDLVALPGGMPGSARLRDCEVLQKITSRQAEQKRLYGAICAAPAVTLLPWGLLKRKQITCHPAFIDKISSFRAVKTNTQVSGELTTSRGPGTSFEFAVCLVEQLFGEPVAREIGELLLMKPADDDPKRQEFNEVGWSLDHTPQVLIPIANGSEDIEVVTLIDVLRRAKVNVVVASVEKSAQVLASSGTKIVADKLINAISDSIYDLIILPGGTTGAERLHKSKILKKLLKEQESAGRIFGAICSSPAVLQKQGLIKDKKATAHPDVLDKLKDGVNDAQVVIDGKLITSQGLATATQFALAIVSKLFGHARARSVAEGLVYQYPRS from the exons ATGATACACATTCCGGCAACAAACAACGACACTGTTACAGTAGCAATGAAGTCAATAACGCCACTGTTCTCAGTTTCCAGTGCCAAATCTCCAATTTTCAACTTCACTCCTATTTCCCATACACTTACTTCTCTCAAATTTGCTGCCCTTCATCAACGAAATTCACCCACTATGAAACCCTATTCAAAATCAGTTAAAATAGTGTCTGCAACTCATACATTGGATCCCATAACTACCCCTACATCTACTGCCACGTCCACTCCACCCAAAAAG GTTCTTGTGCCAATTGGATTTGGCACAGAAGAAATGGAAGCTGTGATATTGGCTGATGTTCTGCGCCGGGCTGGTGCAGAGGTAACAGTGGCGTCAGTAGAGCAGCAGTTGGAGATTGAAGCATCTGGAGGCACTAGGCTAGTTGCTGATGTTTTCATCTCTGTTTGTTCCACTGAAACATTTGATCTTGTTGCATTGCCG GGAGGAATGCCAGGTTCTGCTCGTTTAAGAGACTGTGAAGTTCTCCAAAAGATCACAAGCAGGCAAGCTGAGCAGAAGCGACTTTATGGTGCCATATGTGCTGCTCCAGcagtcactcttttgccttgggGTCTTCTCAAGAGGAAACAG ATCACTTGTCATCCTGCATTTATAGACAAAATTTCTTCCTTCCGGGCTGTGAAAACTAACACACAAGTCTCTGGAGAGCTAACAACAAGCCGTGGTCCTGGCACTTCATTTGAGTTTGCCGTATGTTTAGTGGAGCAGCTGTTTGGTGAGCCTGTTGCCAGAGAAATTGGAGAACTATTG TTAATGAAACCTGCAGATGATGACCCAAAGAGACAAGAATTCAATGAAGTTGGATGGTCTCTTGATCACACCCCCCAA GTTCTCATTCCAATAGCGAACGGGTCTGAAGATATTGAAGTTGTTACCTTGATAGACGTTCTAAGACGAGCAAAGGTGAATGTTGTGGTGGCTTCAGTAGAAAAATCAGCACAGGTCTTGGCATCAAGTGGAACAAAAATTGTTGCAGACAAGTTGATCAATGCTATTTCTGACTCCATATATGACTTGATTATCCTCCCG GGAGGAACTACTGGGGCTGAACGGCTGCACAAGTCAAAAATTCTGAAGAAGTTGCTTAAGGAACAAGAGTCAGCTGGAAGAATATTTGGTGCAATCTGCTCTTCACCTGCAGTCTTGCAGAAACAGGGGTTAATAAAG GACAAGAAAGCCACTGCACATCCCGATGTCTTAGACAAGCTGAAAGACGGGGTAAATGACGCTCAAGTAGTTATTGATGGTAAACTCATCACAAGCCAGGGACTTGCTACAGCAACGCAGTTTGCATTGGCTATTGTGAGCAAGCTTTTCGGGCATGCAAGGGCAAGGAGTGTAGCAGAAGGCCTTGTCTATCAGTACCCTAGGAGCTAG